Proteins encoded in a region of the Brevefilum fermentans genome:
- a CDS encoding MFS transporter, translating to MKNSACTEADSAANIMENDAKTLNQEFQAGAVTTVSIAHSVHDAYVAFLPPILPMLIEKFALSNTLAGLLTVFYRMPSLVQPYIGWIADRVNLRWMVILAPAITGAAMSFLSSAPTYGFTAFLLILAGISSATLHATGPVLGSLLSGKYLGRGMSFWMVGGELGRALGPLIIVTAVTYLTVERVPWLLLGGVLTSVFLFLKLDQISTQTMEPDAQIDWRLGLLQLRKLMLPVAAISFLRYVTLTSLTTYLPTFLTHEGSTLWMAGFSLTILEVAGMGGAFLAGGLSDRFGRRRMLIISAITTPIFMILFLYANANWKLLLLLLMGFSSLAVVPVLMAIVMENASEQRAFANGLYMAITFVMESLTVVLIGLFSDRYDLRLTFLVSAAAMPLLIPFVFLLPKSVKRG from the coding sequence ATGAAGAATAGTGCCTGTACTGAGGCTGATAGTGCCGCCAACATCATGGAAAATGACGCAAAGACGCTCAATCAAGAATTTCAAGCCGGAGCTGTGACAACAGTCTCAATTGCACATTCCGTGCATGATGCCTATGTAGCCTTCCTGCCCCCGATTTTGCCGATGTTGATCGAAAAGTTCGCCCTCAGCAATACCCTCGCAGGACTGCTGACCGTGTTTTATCGCATGCCATCTTTGGTACAACCTTATATTGGCTGGATAGCCGACCGAGTGAATTTGCGCTGGATGGTGATCCTTGCGCCGGCAATCACCGGTGCAGCCATGAGCTTTCTCAGCAGCGCCCCAACTTATGGTTTTACGGCGTTTTTATTGATTTTGGCGGGAATCAGCTCCGCGACCTTGCATGCAACCGGTCCGGTGCTTGGCAGCTTGCTCTCGGGAAAATATTTAGGTCGAGGGATGAGCTTCTGGATGGTAGGCGGCGAGCTGGGACGCGCCCTGGGTCCGTTGATCATTGTCACAGCCGTCACGTACTTGACGGTGGAACGTGTGCCCTGGCTATTGTTGGGGGGCGTTTTGACCTCGGTATTCTTGTTTCTTAAATTGGATCAGATCTCAACCCAAACAATGGAGCCAGATGCACAAATTGATTGGCGTCTGGGATTGCTGCAATTACGCAAATTGATGCTGCCTGTCGCAGCGATCTCCTTCTTGCGCTATGTGACGTTGACGTCACTGACCACCTATTTACCCACATTTTTAACCCATGAAGGCTCAACGTTGTGGATGGCGGGATTTTCACTGACCATCCTTGAAGTGGCAGGCATGGGAGGTGCGTTCCTGGCGGGCGGTCTGAGCGATCGATTTGGACGCCGGCGCATGCTGATCATTTCAGCGATTACCACACCAATTTTTATGATTTTATTCCTGTATGCCAATGCAAATTGGAAACTGCTCCTGTTGTTGCTGATGGGGTTTTCTTCACTGGCTGTGGTGCCGGTGTTAATGGCGATTGTGATGGAAAATGCCAGCGAACAGCGTGCCTTTGCCAATGGTTTGTATATGGCAATCACTTTCGTGATGGAATCTCTGACCGTCGTCCTGATTGGACTGTTTTCAGATCGGTATGATTTGCGGCTGACGTTCTTGGTCAGCGCTGCGGCAATGCCCTTGCTGATTCCATTTGTCTTTCTGCTGCCGAAGTCGGTGAAAAGAGGGTGA
- a CDS encoding META domain-containing protein translates to MNTKQFQKTMITILIAATLLAACAPAGAGKKTISLEQLYSGTWHLVAYGYKDKTENVTPGLNTFIDFQPDGSLSGNAGCNNFFGSYKVSEKGRFSLVEPAGSTLMYCEGFMDEETAFMGALQSAKSFYFNENNQLVIKFKKSAEGFDYMLFENKQPPALLGTNWVLSSLVTPEGDVEIPSENAPLLNLSEDSGMTGYGGCNNIFSDYVAKDEKISFGPIASTRMYCEGLMELEGSFMRALDTVTQYKIIDNQLVLSDENLTTVLTFSASEFTLINTQWRLQSLNGEVIPADIEVTLTLSDEDAVFGIAGCNNYSGTYAVDADRLTVNILAVTAMYCEPSMAIEEAFIAAMQDELTFQIDNNRLTLSSKNNTLFFLAEE, encoded by the coding sequence ATGAACACAAAACAATTTCAAAAAACAATGATAACGATTCTAATCGCAGCTACACTACTGGCAGCCTGTGCGCCAGCAGGTGCAGGAAAGAAGACCATTTCTTTGGAACAGCTCTATTCCGGTACATGGCATCTGGTCGCGTATGGTTATAAAGATAAAACTGAGAACGTCACCCCTGGCTTGAATACCTTCATTGACTTCCAGCCCGATGGCAGTTTATCCGGCAATGCAGGTTGCAATAACTTCTTTGGTTCTTACAAAGTATCCGAGAAGGGTCGGTTCTCACTTGTAGAACCGGCTGGATCGACCCTCATGTATTGTGAAGGCTTCATGGACGAAGAAACAGCCTTTATGGGGGCCTTACAGTCTGCGAAGAGTTTTTACTTCAATGAAAACAATCAACTGGTTATTAAATTTAAAAAATCAGCAGAAGGATTCGACTATATGCTTTTTGAAAACAAACAGCCCCCTGCCCTCCTGGGTACGAATTGGGTGCTCAGTTCATTGGTCACACCGGAAGGCGACGTCGAAATTCCTTCGGAAAATGCACCGCTTTTGAATCTATCAGAAGATAGCGGCATGACAGGCTACGGGGGTTGCAACAACATCTTTTCTGATTATGTAGCCAAGGACGAGAAGATCTCCTTCGGTCCAATCGCCAGCACCCGAATGTACTGTGAAGGTCTGATGGAACTGGAAGGCAGCTTCATGCGGGCATTGGACACGGTCACCCAATACAAGATCATTGACAACCAGCTGGTATTATCCGATGAAAACCTTACAACAGTGTTGACGTTTTCAGCCTCTGAATTCACCTTGATCAACACACAATGGCGCCTGCAGTCACTCAATGGTGAGGTTATCCCTGCAGATATCGAGGTGACCCTCACCCTTTCAGATGAAGACGCTGTTTTTGGTATTGCAGGTTGCAATAATTACTCCGGCACCTACGCTGTTGATGCGGATCGATTGACTGTCAATATCCTTGCGGTAACCGCCATGTATTGTGAACCATCTATGGCTATTGAAGAGGCTTTCATCGCCGCAATGCAGGACGAGTTGACTTTCCAGATCGATAACAATCGCCTGACCCTGAGTTCGAAGAACAATACCCTCTTCTTCCTCGCTGAGGAATAA
- a CDS encoding fumarylacetoacetate hydrolase family protein — MKILRFETPLRGPRYGWLYQDRVGEIDGDPFGAFRRLDPDLSVDSVRLLPPVLPGKIICVGRNYAAHAQELGNPIGEIPVLFFKPGSSLIGPGDAIVLPPQSQQVQHEAELAVVIGRRGRWIQPEEAMDTVFGYTIANDVTARDLQGSDTTWARAKGFDTFCPLGPWIETEFDPADALITCHVSQSLRQMGSTRDMVFSISRLIAFISSVMTLDPGDIILTGTPAGVGDLEDGDSVSITIEGLGTLTNPVTSEHRV, encoded by the coding sequence ATGAAAATCTTACGCTTTGAAACTCCCCTGCGCGGACCGCGCTATGGCTGGCTGTATCAAGATCGGGTTGGCGAGATCGATGGCGACCCCTTCGGCGCCTTCCGCCGTCTCGACCCCGACCTGTCGGTGGATTCGGTGCGGCTTTTACCCCCGGTTTTGCCCGGCAAGATCATCTGCGTGGGGCGCAACTATGCTGCCCACGCACAGGAGCTTGGCAACCCGATTGGCGAGATCCCCGTTTTGTTTTTCAAGCCCGGCAGCAGCCTGATCGGCCCTGGCGATGCGATCGTCCTGCCGCCCCAATCTCAACAGGTGCAGCACGAGGCAGAACTGGCTGTGGTGATCGGGAGGCGCGGGCGCTGGATCCAACCGGAGGAGGCAATGGACACCGTATTTGGCTATACCATTGCCAACGATGTCACCGCGCGCGATTTGCAGGGCAGCGACACGACATGGGCGCGCGCTAAGGGCTTCGACACCTTTTGCCCCCTGGGGCCCTGGATCGAGACTGAATTTGACCCTGCGGATGCGCTGATCACCTGCCATGTCAGCCAATCACTGCGCCAGATGGGCTCGACCCGCGATATGGTCTTTTCCATTTCCCGGCTGATCGCTTTTATCTCCTCGGTGATGACCCTGGACCCGGGGGACATCATCCTGACCGGCACCCCGGCAGGCGTCGGCGACCTGGAAGATGGCGACAGCGTCTCGATCACGATTGAGGGCTTGGGGACGCTGACCAACCCGGTAACCAGCGAACACAGGGTCTGA
- a CDS encoding DUF503 domain-containing protein yields MTIGILTLTLRLPDCHSLKEKRRLIKPIVARLHKEFNISVVEYGHQDVWQSSELLIACAASPGNHVENTLSNVVAFYECHWPDLPLIGEKIEIIA; encoded by the coding sequence ATGACTATCGGAATATTAACATTAACGTTGCGCTTGCCGGATTGCCATTCCCTGAAGGAAAAGCGCCGACTGATCAAACCGATCGTTGCCCGACTACACAAAGAATTTAATATTTCTGTGGTGGAATACGGGCACCAGGACGTCTGGCAGAGCAGTGAATTGCTGATCGCCTGTGCAGCCAGCCCGGGCAATCATGTTGAGAATACTTTATCGAATGTCGTCGCCTTTTACGAATGTCACTGGCCCGATTTGCCGCTAATTGGTGAGAAAATCGAAATCATCGCATAG
- a CDS encoding SDR family oxidoreductase has protein sequence MDLGLKGKIALLTGASRGLGLATAKVLAQEGVNLALNSRDPNKLSQANEVLAEFGVKVVLIPGDVTDPEIPGKLVDQTLEAFGGLDLLFTNSGGPTPAAFEDIDDPTWEQAVELSFLSHVRLIRAALPALRRSEAPSVLTVTSVSVKQPIPNLVLSNSIRAATAGLTKTLALELGSEGIRFNSILPSWTQTERVEQLLADRAMRNRTTIEAEMQAQNADAPLGRMAKPEEFARVAAFLLSPAASYVTGVLLPVDGGTYKGLV, from the coding sequence ATGGACCTGGGATTAAAAGGAAAGATCGCTCTGTTGACCGGTGCAAGCCGCGGTTTGGGGTTGGCTACTGCCAAAGTGCTTGCCCAGGAAGGCGTCAATCTTGCGCTCAACAGCCGTGACCCTAACAAACTATCACAAGCAAACGAAGTGCTGGCTGAATTTGGCGTTAAGGTGGTGCTGATCCCTGGTGATGTGACCGACCCCGAAATCCCTGGAAAACTGGTTGACCAGACTTTGGAGGCTTTTGGCGGCCTGGACCTGCTGTTCACCAACTCGGGCGGGCCGACGCCAGCCGCATTTGAGGACATTGATGACCCAACCTGGGAGCAAGCCGTTGAACTTTCTTTTCTAAGCCATGTGCGGCTGATCCGGGCTGCGTTGCCAGCGCTCAGGCGTTCAGAAGCCCCTTCCGTGCTGACCGTTACATCGGTATCAGTCAAACAACCGATTCCTAACCTGGTGCTCTCCAACAGCATCCGGGCTGCGACCGCCGGGCTGACTAAAACCCTTGCGCTGGAACTGGGCAGCGAAGGAATCCGATTCAACTCAATTTTGCCTTCATGGACGCAGACGGAACGGGTGGAACAGTTGTTGGCTGATCGGGCTATGCGCAACAGGACCACGATTGAAGCCGAAATGCAGGCGCAAAACGCAGATGCCCCCCTGGGGCGCATGGCGAAGCCTGAGGAATTTGCCCGGGTGGCTGCCTTTTTACTTTCTCCGGCGGCATCTTATGTCACGGGTGTGCTGTTGCCGGTGGACGGCGGAACCTATAAGGGACTGGTCTGA